A window of Fibrobacter sp. contains these coding sequences:
- a CDS encoding cytochrome c3 family protein: protein MARPAYFPHQQHTWLECETCHHDVGASGKPVRYTPGNQVERCESCHNKKADMPAQWASFKRVGHGFCMECHVQNATDQARCGACHIPQLSHVSKQEEHTNE, encoded by the coding sequence GTGGCTCGCCCAGCGTATTTTCCGCATCAGCAGCACACCTGGCTGGAATGTGAGACTTGTCACCACGATGTTGGCGCCTCTGGAAAACCAGTCCGTTACACGCCTGGTAATCAGGTTGAACGATGTGAATCCTGTCACAATAAGAAAGCAGACATGCCTGCGCAATGGGCTTCCTTCAAACGTGTTGGCCATGGGTTCTGCATGGAATGCCATGTACAAAATGCAACCGATCAGGCCCGTTGTGGAGCTTGCCATATACCTCAGCTATCCCATGTAAGCAAACAAGAGGAACACACCAATGAATGA